One window of the Manihot esculenta cultivar AM560-2 chromosome 14, M.esculenta_v8, whole genome shotgun sequence genome contains the following:
- the LOC110600159 gene encoding sulfite reductase [ferredoxin], chloroplastic, which produces MTTTTSFGAANTAVLKDPKIQIRSFDGLRSSNSSLALTRHVNVFPVSSSRLSLIRAVSTPVKPQTETKRSKVEIIKEQSNYIRYPLNEELLTDTPNINESATQLIKFHGSYQQYNRDERGAKSYSFMLRTKNPCGKVPNKLYLTMDDLADQFGIGTLRLTTRQTFQLHGVLKQNLKTVMSSIIHSMGSTLGACGDLNRNVLAPAAPFARKDYQFAQKTAEDIAALLAPQSGFYYDMWVDGEKIMTAEPPEVVKARNDNSHGTNFPDSPEPIYGAQFLPRKFKIAVTVPTDNSVDILTNDVGIVVVTDVNGEPQGFNIYVGGGMGRTHRLETTFPRLAEPLGYVPKADILYAVKAIVVTQRENGRRDDRKYSRMKYLISSWGIEKFRSVVEQYYGKKFEPFRELPEWEFKSYLGWHEQGNGVLFCGLHVDNGRIGGKMKKTLREIIEKYNLDVQLTPNQNIILCGIRKAWKRPITATLAQAGLLQPKYVDPLNLTAMACPAMPLCPLAITEAERGIPDILKRVRAVFEKVGLKYNESVVIRITGCPNGCARPYMAELGFVGDGPNSYQIWLGGAPNQTALARSFMNKVKVQELEKVLEPLFYHWKRKRQSKESFGDFTTRMGFEKLQEWVDKWEGVVSTPPKYNLRLFADKDTYDKIDELAKLQNKTAHQLAMEIIRNYAAAQQNGKGE; this is translated from the exons ATGACGACGACCACCTCTTTTGGAGCTGCCAACACTGCGGTGTTGAAGGACCCGAAGATCCAGATACGGAGCTTTGATGGTTTGAGGTCTTCAAATTCTTCACTTGCTCTGACCAGACATGTGAATGTGTTTCCTGTTTCTTCTTCCAGACTTTCGCTTATACGAGCTGTATCCACG CCAGTGAAGCCACAGACCGAAACTAAGCGCAGTAAGgttgaaataataaaagaacAAAGTAATTACATCAGGTACCCCCTGAATGAAGAGTTGCTGACTGATACCCCCAATATTAACGAGTCTGCTACCCAACTTATCAAGTTCCATGGGAGCTATCAACAGTATAACAGAGATGAACGTGGTGCAAAATCTTACTCTTTTATGCTTCGAACTAAGAACCCTTGTGGCAAGGTCCCAAACAAACTGTACTTGACCATGGATGATCTTGCCGATCAGTTTGGAATTGGAACTCTTCGTTTGACAACCAGACAGACATTTCAGCTCCATGGTGTTTTAAAGCAGAACCTCAAGACTGTAATGAGTAGCATCATTCATAGCATGGGTTCAACTCTTGGTGCATGTGGTGATCTCAACAGGAATGTCTTGGCCCCTGCTGCTCCATTTGCAAGAAAAGATTACCAGTTTGCTCAGAAAACTGCTGAGGATATTGCTGCCCTCCTAGCTCCTCAGTCTGGGTTCTACTATGATATGTGGGTGGATGGTGAGAAAATCATGACTGCAGAACCTCCTGAGGTGGTGAAGGCCCGTAATGATAATTCCCATGGAACAAACTTCCCTGACTCACCGGAGCCTATCTATGGAGCCCAATTCTTGCCTAGGAAGTTTAAGATTGCAGTCACTGTACCAACAGATAACTCTGTGGATATTCTCACAAATGATGTTGGTATTGTTGTGGTTACTGATGTAAATGGGGAGCCTCAGGGGTTCAACATATAT GTTGGTGGTGGTATGGGAAGGACACATAGGTTGGAGACCACCTTCCCACGCCTGGCTGAACCATTGGGTTATGTACCAAAAGCAGATATTCTATATGCAGTGAAAGCTATTGTTGTTACCCAACGAGAAAATGGGAGGAGAGATGATCGTAAATATAGCAGAATGAAATATTTGATTAGTTCCTGGGGGATTGAGAAGTTCAGAAGTGTCGTTGAGCAATATTATGGAAAGAAATTTGAGCCTTTTCGTGAGTTGCCTGAGTGGGAATTCAAAAGTTACTTGGGATGGCATGAGCAG GGCAATGGGGTTTTGTTTTGTGGGCTTCACGTTGATAATGGTCGTATTGGGGGGAAAATGAAGAAAACATTGAGAGAGATAATAGAGAAGTACAATTTAGATGTGCAACTGACACCAAACCAGAATATCATCTTGTGTGGTATTCGCAAGGCATGGAAGCGCCCCATCACTGCAACTCTTGCACAAGCTGGATTGCTG CAACCCAAGTATGTAGATCCCCTCAATTTAACAGCAATGGCATGCCCAGCAATGCCACTTTGCCCACTGGCAATAACTGAAGCTGAACGGGGAATACCTGACATCCTCAAACGGGTTAGGGCTGTGTTTGAGAAG GTGGGCCTCAAGTACAATGAATCTGTGGTAATAAGGATTACAGGTTGTCCCAATGGTTGTGCTCGACCATACATGGCTGAACTTGGATTTGTTGGTGATGGTCCCAATAGTTATCAG ATTTGGCTTGGGGGAGCACCTAATCAAACTGCACTGGCAAGAAGCTTCATGAATAAGGTTAAGGTGCAAGAACTTGAAAAAGTTCTGGAACCTCTGTTCTATCACTGGAAACGGAAAAGGCAATCCAAAGAATCATTTGGCGACTTCACAACCCGCATG GGATTTGAGAAACTTCAGGAGTGGGTTGACAAATGGGAAGGTGTTGTGTCTACACCACCCAAGTACAACCTGAGGCTCTTTGCTGATAAAGATACATATGATAAAATTGATGAACTTGCGAAGTTGCAGAATAAGACTGCTCACCAGTTAGCCATGGAAATTATTCGCAATTATGCTGCTGCTCAGCAAAATGGGAAAGGGGAATGA
- the LOC110599739 gene encoding photosystem II 5 kDa protein, chloroplastic: MASVTMTASFLAGSSLAKQPITTPRRGLIVAKASRATEEERVSVEMKKKEESSSGRRDLVFSAAAAAAAFSIAKVAMAEGEPKAGTPEAKKKYASICVTMPTARICRN; the protein is encoded by the coding sequence ATGGCATCCGTGACCATGACAGCCTCGTTCCTAGCTGGCTCGTCCTTGGCCAAACAACCCATAACGACCCCACGCAGAGGGCTGATCGTGGCTAAGGCCTCAAGAGCCACTGAGGAGGAAAGGGTCAGTGTGGagatgaagaagaaggaagaaagcAGCAGTGGGAGGAGGGATTTGGTGTTTTCAGCTGCAGCAGCTGCTGCTGCGTTCTCCATTGCCAAAGTTGCAATGGCTGAGGGTGAGCCTAAGGCGGGAACCCCAGAAGCTAAGAAGAAGTATGCTTCTATCTGTGTGACAATGCCTACTGCTCGTATCTGCCGCAATTGA
- the LOC110599738 gene encoding 40S ribosomal protein S2-4 → MADRGAGERGAFRRGFGGPPRGDRGGRGRRRARREEEEKWVPVTKLGRLVKDGKIRSLEQIYLHSLPIKEHQIIDTLVGPSLKDEVMKITPVQKQTRAGQRTRFKAFVVVGDGNGHVGLGVKCSKEVATAIRGAIILAKLSVIPVRRGYWGNKIGKPHTVPCKVTGKCGSVTVRMVPAPRGAGIVAARVPKKVLQFAGIEDVFTSSRGSTKTLGNFVKATFDCLLKTYGFLTPDFWRETRFTKSPFQEYTDLLGKPTKVLIEDAERVEA, encoded by the exons ATGGCTGACAGAGGCGCAGGAGAAAGAGGAGCTTTTCGCCGTGGCTTCGGCGGTCCACCACGTGGTGATCGCGGAGGCAGAGGCCGCCGTCGCGCGCGCcgtgaggaggaggagaaatggGTTCCAGTAACCAAACTAGGCCGCTTGGTGAAGGACGGAAAGATCAGAAGTTTAGAGCAAATTTACCTGCATTCTCTCCCCATCAAGGAGCACCAGATCATTGACACGCTTGTTGGCCCGTCCCTCAAGGATGAGGTCATGAAAATCACCCCCGTCCAGAAGCAAACTCGGGCAGGGCAGCGAACTCGGTTCAAGGCTTTCGTCGTCGTAGGCGATGGGAATGGGCATGTCGGACTGGGAGTCAAGTGCTCCAAGGAGGTTGCTACTGCCATTCGTGGCGCTATTATATTGGCCAAGTTGTCAGTTATCCCTGTGAGGAGAGGATATTGGGGAAACAAGATTGGAAAGCCACACACAGTGCCCTGCAAGGTCACTGGCAAGTGTGGCTCCGTGACTGTGAGAATGGTGCCTGCTCCGCGTGGCGCCGGGATTGTCGCTGCTCGGGTCCCCAAGAAGGTTCTGCAGTTTGCTGGGATAGAGGATGTGTTCACTTCTTCAAGGGGCTCCACGAAGACTCTCGGGAATTTCGTTAAG GCCACCTTTGATTGTCTCTTGAAAACCTATGGATTCTTGACTCCTGACTTTTGGAGGGAAACCCGCTTCACCAAGTCTCCATTCCAGGAGTACACTGATCTATTGGGGAAACCAACGAAAGTCCTAATTGAAGATGCAGAGAGAGTTGAAGCTTGA